A single Arcanobacterium canis DNA region contains:
- a CDS encoding low molecular weight protein-tyrosine-phosphatase, translating to MKILVVCTGNICRSPMGEVVLRERLKEAGIKAEVGSAGVSTEETGNPIDPRARRVLAAHGYPVPARSAHQATARELQADIVLAMTAGHAKSLRRMMERTGSDLSRLHLWREFDGSTPIAPQGVFGPGGALAPDGVLVSAPGRGTGSGHSSGTGENNRSEFYFSAGVLDVPDPWYGGEEGFEETLATVETGAEGIVAWIKSQS from the coding sequence TTTGGTTGTGTGTACAGGAAATATCTGCCGTTCTCCGATGGGGGAGGTAGTGCTTCGTGAACGGCTCAAAGAAGCGGGTATCAAGGCCGAAGTCGGCAGTGCTGGCGTCTCAACTGAGGAAACAGGCAACCCGATCGATCCGCGAGCACGTCGCGTTCTTGCTGCTCATGGATATCCTGTTCCTGCGCGCAGTGCTCATCAGGCGACGGCGCGCGAACTCCAGGCAGATATCGTCCTTGCAATGACTGCCGGACATGCGAAATCGCTTCGACGGATGATGGAGCGAACGGGGAGTGATCTTTCCCGACTCCATTTGTGGAGAGAATTCGATGGTTCAACTCCGATTGCGCCGCAGGGTGTGTTCGGGCCGGGCGGTGCTCTTGCTCCCGATGGGGTGTTGGTGAGCGCACCTGGGCGAGGAACGGGAAGCGGACACAGTTCTGGCACAGGAGAGAACAACCGTTCGGAATTCTATTTCTCGGCGGGGGTACTTGATGTGCCCGATCCCTGGTACGGCGGAGAGGAAGGATTTGAAGAAACTCTCGCCACTGTTGAAACCGGAGCTGAGGGGATTGTAGCCTGGATAAAATCTCAGTCCTGA
- a CDS encoding ABC transporter substrate-binding protein, whose product MRRSFKTLIVAAASAMALTACSPGTPATSGSATGSGKTHTVTFRLWDETAKPAYEESFTQFHKTHPNINVKVEIVPWDKYWTQLPLDISADQMADIYWVNSSNFAQYADAGNLMDISTVIGNDHDEWQKSVVDLYTRNGKLWGVPQIWDSIALFYNKDLLEAAGVDPSKLTWAPDAGKAGSADTLLPALQKLTVDKSGKHANEAGFDASNIKTYGMNAQADLQAIYRDFLAQNGADFQDKSDQFSFASPQGIAAFEYIINLINKYHVAPPASETNANGDFSRDQFVKGNMALFQSGPYNLKTIADTASMKWGLAPMIAGPKGRVSVVHGVVAVGNEKSKNRDATIEVLKWLGSTEGQIPLAKQGIAFPASTQAQQTFVDFWAKQGVDVALFIEAANGETAPAPRGPKVNTGQVAFTPKLLDTFLGSVPVAEGIKAAQDAGNSAMK is encoded by the coding sequence AAACCCTCATCGTTGCCGCCGCGTCTGCAATGGCGTTGACTGCATGTTCGCCAGGCACACCCGCTACCTCGGGAAGCGCTACTGGCTCTGGAAAAACTCACACTGTCACTTTCCGCCTCTGGGACGAAACCGCGAAACCTGCCTACGAGGAATCATTCACGCAGTTCCATAAGACCCATCCGAACATCAATGTCAAGGTTGAAATTGTGCCATGGGACAAGTATTGGACCCAGCTACCCCTCGACATTTCCGCAGATCAGATGGCAGATATCTACTGGGTGAACTCATCGAACTTTGCCCAGTACGCCGATGCTGGCAACCTTATGGATATCTCCACGGTGATTGGAAACGATCATGACGAATGGCAGAAGTCAGTCGTTGACCTCTACACACGTAACGGAAAACTCTGGGGAGTGCCACAAATCTGGGATTCCATCGCCCTGTTCTACAATAAAGATTTGCTTGAAGCGGCTGGGGTCGATCCATCGAAGCTAACCTGGGCTCCCGACGCTGGAAAGGCCGGTAGCGCAGACACTCTCCTGCCCGCACTGCAGAAGCTCACCGTTGATAAATCGGGTAAACACGCAAACGAGGCCGGATTCGACGCCAGCAACATCAAAACTTATGGGATGAATGCTCAGGCCGATTTGCAAGCGATCTATCGCGACTTTTTGGCTCAGAACGGTGCCGATTTCCAAGATAAGAGCGATCAGTTCTCCTTTGCATCACCGCAGGGTATCGCTGCTTTTGAGTACATCATCAATCTCATCAACAAGTACCACGTCGCACCACCGGCGTCAGAAACAAATGCGAATGGCGATTTTTCACGTGACCAATTCGTCAAGGGCAACATGGCACTATTCCAGTCTGGGCCATACAATCTCAAGACAATTGCGGATACTGCTTCGATGAAGTGGGGACTCGCCCCAATGATCGCCGGACCGAAAGGCCGAGTTTCGGTTGTCCATGGCGTCGTTGCCGTTGGCAATGAAAAGAGCAAGAACCGTGACGCCACAATCGAAGTCCTCAAGTGGCTCGGCTCGACAGAAGGCCAAATACCGTTGGCGAAGCAGGGCATCGCCTTTCCTGCAAGCACGCAGGCACAGCAAACATTCGTTGATTTCTGGGCGAAGCAGGGCGTCGATGTGGCGTTGTTCATCGAGGCCGCCAACGGTGAAACTGCGCCAGCTCCTCGCGGACCGAAGGTCAACACTGGCCAAGTGGCATTTACGCCAAAACTTCTCGATACATTCCTCGGCAGTGTTCCTGTCGCTGAAGGAATCAAGGCCGCACAAGACGCCGGCAATTCTGCAATGAAGTAA